From Schistocerca americana isolate TAMUIC-IGC-003095 chromosome 11, iqSchAmer2.1, whole genome shotgun sequence, the proteins below share one genomic window:
- the LOC124553985 gene encoding phosphatidylinositol 3-kinase 2-like → MVMLVVVVHVVHVVVVVRVVVRVVVRVVVRVVVRVVVRVVVHVVVHVVVHVVHVVHVVVHVVHVVVHVVHVVVHVVHVVVHVVHVVVHVVHVVVVVHVVVVVHVVVVVHVVVVVHSSSTSSSSSTSSSSSTSSSSSSTSSSSSSTSSSSSTSSSSSSTSSSSSSSSSSSTSSSSSSSATTSSSSSSSTSSSSSSSTSSSATTSSSSSSSATTSSSSSSSATTSSSSSSSATTSSSSSSSATTSSSSSSSSSAAATTSSSSSSSAAATTSSSSSSSSAATTSSSSSSSAAAATTSSSSSATTSSSSSSSSSSATTSSSSSSSATTSSSSSSSATTSSSSSSSSATTSSSSSATTSSSSSSSSATTSSSSSSSSATTSSSSSSSATTSSSSSSATTSSSSSSSSSATTSSSSSSSSATTSSSSSSSATTSSSSSSSAATTSSSSSSSYVVVVVVVVGDYVVVVVVVVVVGDYVVVVVVVVVVGDYVVVVVVVVVVVGDYVVVVVVVVGDYVVVVVVVVGDYVVVVVVVVGDYVVVVVVVGDYVVVVVVVGDYVVVVVVVGDYVVVVVVVGDYVVVVVVVGDYVVVVVVVGDYVVVVVVVVVGDYVVVVVVVGDYVVVVVVVVVGDYVVVVVGGGDYVVVVGGGDYVVVVVVVGDYVVVVGDYVVVVGDYVVVFFFSEGDSDVKGSLIVGKGDFGLVGEVEPWWAPSLNSSLMCLADVTSHSSELMAPLGIVEPQWVARNGYGSHGQSVS, encoded by the exons atggtAATGTTGGTCGTCGTCGTCCACGTCGtccacgtcgtcgtcgtcgtccgcgTCGTCGTCCGCGTCGTCGTCCGCGTCGTCGTCCGCGTCGTCGTCCGCGTCGTCGTCCGCGTCGTCGTCCACGTCGTCGTCCACGTCGTCGTCCACGTCGTCCACGTCGTCCACGTCGTCGTCCACGTCGTCCACGTCGTCGTCCACGTCGTCCACGTCGTCGTCCACGTCGTCCACGTCGTCGTCCACGTCGTCCACGTCGTCGTCCACGTCGtccacgtcgtcgtcgtcgtccacgtcgtcgtcgtcgtccacgtcgtcgtcgtcgtccacgtcgtcgtcgtcgtccac tcgtcgtccacgtcgtcgtcgtcgtccacgtcgtcgtcgtcgtccacgtcgtcgtcgtcgtcgtccacgtcgtcgtcgtcgtcgtccacgtcgtcgtcgtcgtccacgtcgtcgtcgtcgtcgtccacgtcgtcgtcgtcgtcgtcgtcgtcgtcgtcgtccacgtcgtcgtcgtcgtcgtcgtcggcgactacgtcgtcgtcgtcgtcgtcgtccacgtcgtcgtcgtcgtcgtcgtccacgtcgtcgtcggcgactacgtcgtcgtcgtcgtcgtcgtcggcgactacgtcgtcgtcgtcgtcgtcgtcggcgactacgtcgtcgtcgtcgtcgtcgtcggcgactacgtcgtcgtcgtcgtcgtcgtcggcgactacgtcgtcgtcgtcgtcgtcgtcgtcgtcggcggcggcgactacgtcgtcgtcgtcgtcgtcgtcggcggcggcgactacgtcgtcgtcgtcgtcgtcgtcgtcggcggcgactacgtcgtcgtcgtcgtcgtcgtcggcggcggcggcgactacgtcgtcgtcgtcgtcggcgactacgtcgtcgtcgtcgtcgtcgtcgtcgtcgtcggcgactacgtcgtcgtcgtcgtcgtcgtcggcgactacgtcgtcgtcgtcgtcgtcgtcggcgactacgtcgtcgtcgtcgtcgtcgtcgtcggcgactacgtcgtcgtcgtcgtcggcgactacgtcgtcgtcgtcgtcgtcgtcgtcggcgactacgtcgtcgtcgtcgtcgtcgtcgtcggcgactacgtcgtcgtcgtcgtcgtcgtcggcgactacgtcgtcgtcgtcgtcgtcggcgactacgtcgtcgtcgtcgtcgtcgtcgtcgtcggcgactacgtcgtcgtcgtcgtcgtcgtcgtcggcgactacgtcgtcgtcgtcgtcgtcgtcggcgactacgtcgtcgtcgtcgtcgtcgtcggcggcgactacgtcgtcgtcgtcgtcgtcgtc ctacgtcgtcgtcgtcgtcgtcgtcgtcggcgactacgtcgtcgtcgtcgtcgtcgtcgtcgtcgtcggcgactacgtcgtcgtcgtcgtcgtcgtcgtcgtcgtcggcgactacgtcgtcgtcgtcgtcgtcgtcgtcgtcgtcgtcggcgactacgtcgttgtcgtcgtcgtcgtcgtcggcgactacgtcgtcgtcgtcgtcgtcgtcgtcggcgactacgtcgtcgtcgtcgtcgtcgtcgtcggcgactacgtcgtcgtcgtcgtcgtcgtcggcgactacgtcgtcgtcgtcgtcgtcgtcggcgactacgtcgtcgtcgtcgtcgtcgtcggcgactacgtcgtcgtcgtcgtcgtcgtcggcgactacgtcgtcgtcgtcgtcgtcgtcggcgactacgtcgtcgtcgtcgtcgtcgtcggcgactacgtcgtcgtcgtcgtcgtcgtcgtcgtcggcgactacgtcgtcgtcgtcgtcgtcgtcggcgactacgtcgtcgtcgtcgtcgtcgtcgtcgtcggcgactacgtcgtcgtcgtcgtcggcggcggcgactacgtcgtcgtcgtcggcggcggcgactacgtcgtcgtcgtcgtcgtcgtcggcgactacgtcgtcgtcgtcggcgactacgtcgtcgtcgtcggcgactacgtcgtcgtcttcttcttca GTGAAGGAGATTCAGATGTAAAGGGGTCCTTAATAGTGGGGAAGGGGGATTTTGGTTTGGTGGGGGAGGTTGAGCCATGGTGGGCTCCCTCTTTGAATTCCAGCCTCATGTGCCTGGCAGATGTCACTTCTCACAGCTCAGAGCTCATGGCACCTTTGGGTATTGTGGAGCCACAATGGGTAGCAAGGAATGGCTATGGATCTCACGGGCAGTCAGTGTCTTGA